Proteins found in one Ctenopharyngodon idella isolate HZGC_01 chromosome 16, HZGC01, whole genome shotgun sequence genomic segment:
- the kcnn3 gene encoding small conductance calcium-activated potassium channel protein 3 isoform X2: MYSLALKCLISLSTVILLGLIIAYHAREVQLFVIDNGADDWRIAMTMERVLLIALELIVSAVHPVPGDFKFMWRARLAFSYAPSQAEADLDMVLSVPMFLRLYLIARVMLLHSKLFTDASSRSIGALNKVHFNTRFVMKTLMTICPGTVLLVFSISLWIIAAWTVRVCERYHDAQDVTSNFLGAMWLISITFLSIGYGDMVPHTYCGKGVCLLTGIMGAGCTALVVAVVARKLELTKAEKHVHNFMMDTQLTKRIKNAAANVLRETWLIYKHTKLMKKIDHSRVRKHQRKFLQAIHQLRSVKMEQRKLSDQANTLVDLSKMQSVMYELMSELNDRSEDLERQMLSLEQRVEQLTAGFNALPAHLSATLSAQHTALIQLLRERDAKVLSPTVPSVLSPTAASLPLANPPSGSVPAQPTEDSPNTSSSSC, encoded by the exons CTCTTCGTTATTGACAATGGTGCGGACGACTGGCGGATCGCCATGACCATGGAGCGAGTGCTGCTTATCGCTCTGGAGCTGATCGTTTCGGCGGTTCACCCGGTGCCGGGGGACTTCAAGTTTATGTGGCGGGCGCGGCTGGCCTTCTCCTATGCTCCCTCGCAGGCGGAGGCAGATCTAGACATGGTGCTGTCCGTACCCATGTTCCTTAGACTCTACCTCATCGCCCGAGTCATGCTGCTACATAGCAAGCTCTTCACTGACGCCTCCTCTCGCAGCATAGGGGCACTCAACAAG GTGCACTTTAACACACGGTTTGTGATGAAGACCCTGATGACCATATGCCCAGGCACAGTGCTGCTAGTCTTCAGCATCTCCCTGTGGATCATCGCTGCCTGGACCGTAAGAGTGTGTGAGag GTACCATGATGCTCAGGATGTGACCAGTAATTTTTTGGGTGCCATGTGGCTCATCTCCATCACCTTCCTCTCCATTGGATATGGAGACATGGTGCCTCACACCTACTGTGGCAAGGGAGTGTGTTTGCTCACAGGAATTatg GGAGCAGGTTGCACTGCATTGGTTGTTGCCGTGGTAGCCAGAAAGCTTGAGCTGACAAAGGCGGAGAAGCATGTGCACAACTTTATGATGGACACACAGCTCACCAAACGG ATAAAGAACGCAGCAGCGAATGTTCTACGAGAGACTTGGCTGATATACAAGCACACCAAGCTGATGAAGAAAATTGACCACTCCCGTGTACGCAAGCATCAGAGGAAGTTCCTTCAAGCCATTCACCA ATTGCGAAGTGTTAAAATGGAGCAGAGAAAACTCAGTGATCAAGCCAATACTCTGGTGGACTTATCAAAG ATGCAGAGCGTCATGTATGAACTGATGTCTGAGCTGAACGACCGCAGTGAGGATCTGGAGAGGCAGATGTTAAGTCTGGAGCAGCGGGTGGAGCAGCTGACGGCCGGCTTTAACGCTCTGCCCGCTCATTTGTCGGCCACGCTCAGCGCCCAGCATACCGCACTCATTCAACTGCTGCGTGAGCGTGATGCCAAGGTCCTGAGCCCCACTGTGCCCTCTGTGCTCTCACCCACCGCTGCCAGCCTGCCTCTAGCCAACCCCCCCTCCGGCTCCGTCCCGGCTCAGCCCACCGAGGACAGTCCCAACACCAGCAGCTCCAGCTGCTGA
- the LOC127497930 gene encoding nuclear pore membrane glycoprotein 210-like has product MSQLPCTSVYVVKPSYMTVSVEEEEDRWVLETGRQYYLTVRIHDSKGHVVHLSQNVVIVVEETEGLVTLESSSDPSCHLLQTIMKGKTLIQASLYSIFSKGGEEWPVIPPIRVRQEVKIYNPLTLQPSVIVFPWQPHNKLYQHNIQVEGGSGSVKWEVSDSEIATVTVKGVVLAGKRRGQAEILVSDSKNILHKVVGKVMVVRPGRLQLIPQRGDCHVGDRIDIPLALWGIQDPPNICSQTHYVFDAHSYTHRTPVQILRQTSSPIHTILSVESPYWRTQIL; this is encoded by the exons ATGTCCCAACTCCCTTGCACTTCTGTGTATGTGGTGAAGCCCAGCTATATGA CAGTGAGTGTTGAGGAGGAAGAGGACAGATGGGTGTTGGAGACAGGGCGGCAGTATTATTTGACTGTTCGTATCCATGACAGCAAGGGCCATGTGGTTCACCTGTCACAG AATGTGGTGATTGTTGTGGAGGAGACTGAGGGGTTAGTGACACTCGAGTCTTCATCTGATCCATCCTGCCATCTCTTGCAGACCATCATGAAAGGAAAGACTTTAATACAGGCCTCACTTTATAGCATCTTCTCCAAG GGTGGTGAAGAGTGGCCTGTCATCCCACCAATCAGAGTGCGACAGGAAGTCAAAATCTACAACCCCCTTACCCTGCAGCCCTCTGTGATTGTGTTTCCATGGCAACCCCACAATAAGCTGTATCAACACAATATTCAG GTGGAGGGAGGAAGTGGCTCTGTGAAATGGGAAGTGTCTGATAGTGAAATTGCCACAGTTACAGTAAAAGGGGTGGTCCTAGCAGGAAAGAGGAGGGGCCAGGCTGAAATTCTGGTTTCAGATTCCAAAAACATCCTACATAAAGTAGTCGGGAAG GTGATGGTTGTGAGGCCTGGCCGGTTGCAGCTGATTCCTCAGAGGGGCGATTGTCATGTGGGGGACAGGATAGACATTCCCTTGGCTCTTTGGGGCATTCAGGACCCACCAAACATTTGCTCTCAGACACATTATGTCTTTGATGCACATTCATACACTCACAGAACACCAGTACAAATTCTCAGGCAAACTTCTTCTCCAATACACACAATCCTCAGTGTGGAGAGCCCTTACTGGAGGACACAAATCTTGTAG